A genomic region of Anopheles moucheti unplaced genomic scaffold, idAnoMoucSN_F20_07 putative_Y_42, whole genome shotgun sequence contains the following coding sequences:
- the LOC128309297 gene encoding uncharacterized protein LOC128309297, translating to MGPKKAPPSKVDMMRVMSQIHNLESFIETYTSEQSTQCEHRLKLLESCWQTFDRMQTTLEDAEEDEAEIVRMLKERNDMYDRYCFIKGHLTSSKQDLNSTLPKISLPTFDGKITSWLSFKDRFTAMVASSNDIPDVMKLEYLLASLKGDVAKRFEYVDIAAENYSTTWKALLERYDNIRALK from the exons ATGGGTCCGAAGAAAGCACCACCAAGTAAGGTGGACATGATGCGCGTTATGTCGCAGATACATAACCTCGAAAGTTTTATTGAAACGTACACCAGTGAGCAATCTACGCAATGTGAACACCGATTGAAGTTACTCGAGAGTTGTTGGCAGACGTTCGACAGGATGCAAACGACTCTTGAAGATGCCGAAGAAGATGAAGCAGAAATTGTTCGCATGCTCAAAGAGAGAAATGATATGTACGATCGATATTGCTTCATAAAAGGTCACCTCACATCATCCAAACAAGATTTGAACAGCACT TTACCGAAAATAAGTCTACCAACGTTTGACGGGAAGATCACCTCATGGCTCAGCTTTAAGGATCGTTTCACTGCAATGGTAGCTTCATCCAACGACATTCCGGATGTCATGAAGCTAGAATATCTTCTAGCATCGTTGAAGGGTGACGTTGCGAAACGATTTGAATATGTCGACATTGCTGCCGAAAATTACTCCACCACCTGGAAGGCGTTGTTAGAGAGATATGACAACATTCGAGCCCTAAAGC